A single region of the Vicia villosa cultivar HV-30 ecotype Madison, WI linkage group LG4, Vvil1.0, whole genome shotgun sequence genome encodes:
- the LOC131598535 gene encoding putative GATA transcription factor 22 yields MTPLTPNQPSPKQQGQNQSLDVSPVKQDCPTLFNFLDQFQGNHDPKDHKLGLHYGGSSSSTNHLQLYNSSSGAAMVDQSIVRDTNLPSDMEVEDSGKRNDKWVSSKARLMKMLMIPERSYGDINEDKAIINATASAAAPTPSNEGIQNERYNQGSPTARVCTECQTTSTPLWRSGPVGPKTLCNACGIRQRKARRAAVDADNSLAHGKEKEEKLLVNKCTQFKKNKTSSTSTSAATTTTNDSSLSEEMMERLDFFLTKVRKKSGFESTTEEVADTALLLMDISCGFNDKWWDWLCSCVFVGNLDVLTLCNTCGIRQRKARRAAVEADNNLVTSTIIRGHNKEKEEKLLVNKSTQFKKNKTSSTSTSTAGAATTTTNDSSLSEVMMERLDIFLTKVRKKSGFESTTEEVADTALLLMDISCGYVYP; encoded by the exons ATGACTCCTTTAACTCCGAATCAACCAAGTCCTAAGCAACAAGGTCAAAACCAATCCTTAGATGTTTCTCCTGTTAAACAGGACTGTCCTACCTTGTTTAATTTTCTTGATCAGTTTCAAGGAAATCATGATCCTAAG GATCATAAGCTGGGACTTCATTATGgtggatcatcatcatcaaccaATCACCTACAACTCTATAATTCATCGAGTGGTGCAGCTATGGTTGATCAAAGCATTGTGCGTGACACAAATTTACCATCAGACATGGAGGTGGAAGATAGCGGCAAAAGAAATGACAAATGGGTGTCTTCAAAGGCGAGGTTGATGAAAATGCTGATGATACCTGAAAGAAGTTATGGAGACATAAATGAAGACAAAGCAATTATCAATGCAACTGCTAGTGCTGCTGCCCCTACTCCTTCaaatgaaggaattcaaaatgaAAGGTACAATCAAGGAAGCCCTACTGCTAGGGTTTGTACTGAGTGTCAAACTACCTCTACCCCACTTTGGAGGAGTGGCCCCGTGGGTCCTAAG ACACTTTGCAATGCTTGTGGAATTAGGCAGAGGAAGGCAAGAAGGGCTGCTGTAGATGCTGATAATAGTTTGGCACATggcaaagagaaagaagagaaacttCTTGTGAACAAATGTACACAATTCAAGAAGAACAAGACTTCTTCAACTTCAACTAGTGCTGCTACTACGACTACTAATGATAGTAGCTTATCTGAAGAGATGATGGAGAGGCTTGATTTTTTCTTAACAAAGGTGAGGAAAAAATCGGGTTTCGAGTCTACTACTGAGGAAGTAGCTGATACAGCTCTACTTCTGATGGATATCTCTTGTGG ATTTAATGATAAGTGGTGGGACTGGTTGTGTAGTTGTGTGTTTGTTGGAAACCTTGATGTCCTG ACACTTTGCAATACTTGTGGAATTAGACAGAGGAAGGCAAGAAGGGCTGCTGTAGAGGCTGACAATAATTTGGTCACTTCCACAATAATTAGAGGACATaacaaagagaaagaagagaagctTCTTGTGAACAAAAGTACACAATTCAAGAAGAACAAGACTTCTTCAACTTCAACTAGTACTGCTGGTGCTGCTACTACGACTACTAATGATAGTAGCTTATCTGAAGTGATGATGGAGAGACTTGATATTTTCTTAACAAAGGTGAGGAAAAAATCGGGTTTCGAGTCTACTACTGAAGAAGTAGCTGATACAGCTCTACTTCTGATGGATATCTCTTGTGGTTATGTTTACCCTTGA